A section of the Acidobacterium capsulatum ATCC 51196 genome encodes:
- a CDS encoding zinc-binding alcohol dehydrogenase family protein, whose translation MKALLLHEPERASVTNVPEPVRQSGEALLRVRRVGLCGSDLNSYRGRNPMVSYPRILGHEIAATIVEIDAGHAPLAVGMDVTVSPYTCCNQCASCLRGRKNACQFNQTLGVQRDGALAEYVSMPVDRLYPARLDLKSLCLVEPLTVGFHSVARGGVTASDTVAVLGCGGVGLGAVAAAAFEGATTIAIDVDDDKLAIAQRAGAQHTIHSQRQNLHEALQELTGGRGPDVIIEAIGTPATFRAAVEEVAFTGRVVYIGYAKEPVSYETRLFVQKELDVRGSRNAQPEDFRNVIRMLEAGSFPVDAAVSTMVPLEDAPRVLAEWSANPAGFTKIMIDLDDTHSRG comes from the coding sequence ATGAAAGCACTCCTGCTCCACGAGCCAGAACGAGCTTCGGTGACGAACGTTCCCGAACCGGTACGTCAATCAGGAGAAGCTCTGCTGCGCGTGCGGCGCGTGGGTCTTTGTGGAAGCGATCTCAACTCCTATCGCGGCCGGAACCCCATGGTTTCGTATCCGCGGATTCTCGGCCACGAAATCGCCGCCACCATTGTGGAGATTGATGCGGGCCACGCGCCCCTTGCCGTCGGCATGGACGTAACGGTATCTCCCTACACATGCTGCAATCAGTGCGCCTCGTGCCTGCGTGGCCGCAAGAATGCCTGCCAGTTTAACCAGACGCTCGGAGTGCAGCGAGATGGCGCACTGGCGGAGTATGTGAGCATGCCTGTGGATCGTCTCTATCCCGCGCGACTCGACTTGAAATCTCTGTGTCTCGTGGAACCGCTGACCGTGGGCTTTCACTCGGTGGCAAGAGGAGGCGTGACCGCATCCGACACAGTAGCGGTGCTTGGCTGCGGAGGCGTAGGCCTCGGCGCGGTCGCGGCTGCGGCTTTTGAAGGCGCAACCACCATCGCCATTGATGTCGATGATGACAAGCTGGCCATCGCGCAGCGGGCTGGTGCGCAACATACGATTCACTCGCAACGGCAAAACCTGCATGAAGCCCTGCAAGAGCTCACCGGTGGACGGGGCCCGGACGTGATCATTGAAGCCATCGGCACGCCTGCTACCTTTCGCGCGGCTGTCGAAGAGGTCGCCTTCACCGGACGCGTCGTGTACATCGGCTACGCAAAAGAACCCGTGAGCTACGAGACCCGGCTCTTCGTTCAAAAGGAGCTGGATGTTCGCGGCTCGCGCAATGCGCAACCAGAGGATTTTCGCAATGTCATCCGCATGCTCGAAGCCGGAAGCTTCCCTGTGGATGCCGCAGTCAGCACCATGGTTCCGCTCGAAGATGCTCCGCGTGTGCTGGCGGAGTGGAGCGCCAACCCCGCAGGGTTCACCAAGATCATGATCGATCTTGACGACACACATTCCAGAGGATAA
- a CDS encoding LacI family DNA-binding transcriptional regulator has translation MAVRLKDIAQDLGLSVVTISKALRNHPDIAEETRMRILARVKELDYQPNLMARSLVTGRSYLVGLVVPSLLHPFFAEVARSLSSVIGRQGYSLILASSEEDPELEAREIQQMTARRLDALVIATSGADAGPLERLQANGMPYVLIDREISGLETNFVGVDDVAVGRMATSHLVQQGCKRVAHIRGRDNSTGLRRFEGYRQALKKAGHEFSEDLVVARSNVDVDSTRMGAEAMRLLLRRKPRPDAVFAYNDPLAIGAMEAILDAGLRIPQDIAVIGCGNLHYNESLRVPLSSIDQRSSLIGERTAAILLHAIASKTPPRPVSVILDPSLVVRGSSLRKASTQPATRSKREQASKRAHAKKS, from the coding sequence ATGGCCGTTCGCCTCAAAGACATTGCGCAAGATCTAGGCCTCTCAGTTGTCACGATCTCGAAAGCGCTGCGCAATCATCCTGATATTGCTGAAGAAACGCGCATGCGCATTCTGGCGCGCGTCAAGGAACTCGATTATCAGCCGAACCTGATGGCGCGCAGCCTGGTGACTGGCCGCAGCTATCTTGTCGGACTGGTGGTGCCGAGCCTTCTGCATCCGTTCTTCGCAGAGGTTGCCCGCTCTCTCTCTTCGGTGATTGGCCGGCAGGGATACTCACTGATTCTTGCCTCTTCAGAAGAAGATCCTGAACTGGAGGCTCGTGAGATACAGCAGATGACGGCACGGCGGCTCGACGCACTGGTCATTGCCACTTCAGGTGCCGATGCCGGCCCGCTCGAGCGTCTGCAGGCGAACGGTATGCCCTACGTGCTCATTGATCGCGAGATATCGGGCCTGGAAACAAATTTTGTGGGCGTCGATGACGTTGCGGTCGGCCGTATGGCGACCTCACATCTGGTGCAGCAGGGTTGCAAGCGCGTTGCACATATTCGCGGCCGTGACAACAGCACGGGTCTGCGGCGCTTTGAGGGCTACCGGCAGGCTCTGAAGAAGGCCGGCCACGAATTCTCTGAAGATCTGGTGGTGGCTCGCTCTAACGTTGACGTGGACAGCACGCGGATGGGGGCTGAGGCCATGCGTCTGCTGCTGCGGCGCAAGCCTCGTCCGGATGCTGTGTTCGCCTACAACGACCCTCTCGCCATCGGTGCGATGGAAGCCATTCTTGATGCCGGGTTGCGCATCCCGCAGGACATCGCGGTGATTGGTTGCGGGAATCTTCATTACAACGAGTCTCTCCGCGTTCCGCTTTCAAGCATTGATCAGCGCAGTTCGTTGATTGGCGAACGCACGGCTGCCATTCTCCTGCATGCGATTGCGTCCAAGACGCCGCCGCGTCCGGTCTCTGTGATCCTTGACCCATCG
- a CDS encoding amidohydrolase family protein has translation MYAVDAHHHFWRYSEAEYGWIDDSMQMLRRDFLPHDLEHEMHRAEVRQTVAVQARQTLEETHWLLQLAEKHSFLAGVVGWAPIASPDFPHILESLQSNSRLKGLRHVLQGEPDERYALQPDFTRGLSLLAPAGLVYDILIYAHQLPAAIELADLHPNQTFVLDHLAKPSIAARELSPWRKQLRRLAERPNVMCKISGMVTEADWLHWTPEDLSPYLETALECFGPERLLAGSDWPVCTVAASYSRWWQTLRAWASALSLAEQESILGGNATRIYRLKDHSA, from the coding sequence TTGTACGCCGTTGACGCGCACCATCATTTCTGGCGTTACTCTGAGGCGGAATATGGCTGGATTGACGATTCCATGCAGATGCTGCGGCGGGATTTTTTGCCGCACGACCTTGAGCACGAAATGCACAGAGCAGAGGTCAGGCAGACAGTGGCCGTGCAGGCAAGGCAAACGCTCGAAGAGACACACTGGCTGCTGCAACTTGCGGAAAAGCATTCATTCCTGGCCGGCGTAGTTGGCTGGGCTCCCATCGCAAGCCCTGACTTCCCCCATATCCTGGAGTCTCTGCAATCCAATAGCCGCCTGAAAGGGTTACGCCATGTACTGCAGGGGGAGCCGGATGAACGCTATGCGTTACAGCCTGACTTTACGCGCGGGCTGAGCCTGCTGGCACCGGCCGGATTGGTTTACGACATTCTGATCTATGCGCATCAGTTGCCGGCAGCCATCGAACTGGCAGACCTGCACCCAAACCAGACATTTGTGCTGGACCATCTGGCCAAACCAAGCATCGCCGCGCGCGAACTATCACCCTGGCGCAAGCAACTGCGCAGATTGGCCGAGCGCCCCAACGTCATGTGCAAAATCAGCGGGATGGTCACCGAAGCCGACTGGCTGCATTGGACGCCTGAAGATCTTTCTCCATACCTGGAGACTGCTCTGGAGTGCTTTGGCCCGGAGAGATTGCTGGCCGGCTCAGACTGGCCGGTGTGTACCGTGGCTGCCAGCTACTCCCGCTGGTGGCAGACGCTGCGCGCCTGGGCCTCGGCCCTCTCACTCGCCGAGCAGGAGAGTATTCTGGGCGGCAATGCCACGCGAATCTATCGCCTGAAGGACCATTCAGCATGA